A stretch of DNA from Babesia bovis T2Bo chromosome 2, whole genome shotgun sequence:
CACCGACCGCCTAGCATAAGGTACCCAACAGCTGATATTCCCGGTACTGCGTTGTCATAATCAATAACAAACTCGGCTGAAAGGCAGTCCTTTAAAAGTTCAACTGTACCTTGTACCATGGATGCCAGCTTAAGTCGTACTGGCTCCATCATCGACTGCAGTACCAGTGCTATTCTACAGTACCTGGGTAAAGTTGGGCCTGCGTCTACCTTATTTACATGACACGGCTCGATCTGCATAAGTTCGAACTTAACACCGGTTTCGAAGCCATGTACTACGTGTACCATTTCCTCGAACCATACCGATGATGTACCCGATGCGCTTGATATGGGCTCCACTAGTCGTTTTTTACTTACATTAAGTGCTATTTCATTGTATATCCATGATACATCCCCGGAGAGTATAAACCTGTTCTTAAGCATATTGAAGTAGTAGCTCCGGGGTCTAAGGTTGAACACAGGTCTCGATTCACTGGCGTCGCCCTGTGGTTTAAAGTTGCCCATTACACGCTGTATCTCCGGGTTAGTTATAGAGCCCGTATTTGACCAGATGCCTGAATTGTTAGATATATAGGCCGTATTTTGGTGGACGTAGTCAGTATCCATTGGGGTCATGTTATAGTCAGTATCTACAGTGGTGCCTGTGTTCATGGACATTGTTTGTGAGGTGATGTTGGCACCCGTTTTCGGGGCCTGCTCAACTGTGACGTCACTTAGCTTGTGCAGTATGGAGTTCCAGAGATTAAGCCTTAGGTTAGTGCACGAAGCTGTGTTGCACGGCGTTTGCATAGTGAACCAGCTGCGCTCCAGCAACTCAGTGTATACCTCGTGGCACCCTAAGAGGTACACTTTCCTGAAAATAGCGATTTGTGCCTTTATGTCCACACTTTCGTTGATGTATGCCCAGAACGCCTGTTCAACCCATTGCCTAAACTGCTCTATTGCCGCTTCGAACGTCGACAAGGAGGAACACACTTCGGGGAAACTATCGAATATACACTCAGCGGCCTTCGTGATCACACTCTCGTTATTATATTGCCGTATCAGCATCCTCACGGCTTTACCCAGGAACAGTATTTTCTTCCAAAGGTTCGTGCTGTATAGCATCCATCGTCTCTCCTTAGTGATTATGTAAAATGAAAAGTTCCACTCAAACTCTGCTGTTTCCGGGTTTATACCGTTGTCTAATATTTCGAACGCGCATATCGAGCTGGCGTCCACTCCCTTCCCTAATTGTGGCATATCGGGGTCGGTTTTCCTCCGGCACACAATGAATTCCTGATACATGTCCAATATTTGTCCACGGCACAACCAGTTTCGCAGATGGATCTTGAATAGACGCAAACACTTCTCATAAAGCTTCCGCTTTATCTGATTTACTGTTTGGTTGCCGTTATCCCTCTGTAGCATGTATAGGATCTCATCTACTCGCACTGCCACGTGCTTAAGGTCTGACCTGTTCCGCCTGCATACATCTTTGTAGCActctattatatataccaggCCTTCTATGACCTGCTTCTGCTCTGCCATGAGTAGCGACAGGGTGCTGAAAGGCAATGCTGGGTCAGCCAGTATAACCTTCTCGATGTGGGTTAGATTCGCCTTGTATGAACAGAGGTATTCCTCAATGCCGTTGCACATGGCACCTAGATAGTGCCCTCTGTATACAGTAGTAGCTTCATCGCCACTAGGACCTGTTAGATCATGCCTAGCGGAGGTGACTGTTTCACGGTTTTTCGGTATTCCATCAAATCCAATCAAGCTAGACACTATGTAGTCGTCTTCTGATTGCCTTACTGCACGTACAAATCGCTCTACGTATCTATATTTGTATCCTATAGCGCATACTGAGTTGAGCACTTCACGTTCCGACTGCGATACACGGTCACATTCCTCCGATACTTTAAATCCTTGCACATTACCGTTATATTCCGTTATTACATCGCCAGGCAGGCCTGCGAGGGCCATGAGCACGTCGTGTAGCATTTTCGACTCATGCCCGCGCTCGTATACCGGAGGTGACTGCCCTTATCGATGACTACGTTACACACATTTGCCTGTACCTAACGCGATACATGTTTATTGGACTTATGTTTCTATATGCAAGATTTGTTTGTTAG
This window harbors:
- a CDS encoding Spc97 / Spc98 family protein, which translates into the protein MLHDVLMALAGLPGDVITEYNGNVQGFKVSEECDRVSQSEREVLNSVCAIGYKYRYVERFVRAVRQSEDDYIVSSLIGFDGIPKNRETVTSARHDLTGPSGDEATTVYRGHYLGAMCNGIEEYLCSYKANLTHIEKVILADPALPFSTLSLLMAEQKQVIEGLVYIIECYKDVCRRNRSDLKHVAVRVDEILYMLQRDNGNQTVNQIKRKLYEKCLRLFKIHLRNWLCRGQILDMYQEFIVCRRKTDPDMPQLGKGVDASSICAFEILDNGINPETAEFEWNFSFYIITKERRWMLYSTNLWKKILFLGKAVRMLIRQYNNESVITKAAECIFDSFPEVCSSLSTFEAAIEQFRQWVEQAFWAYINESVDIKAQIAIFRKVYLLGCHEVYTELLERSWFTMQTPCNTASCTNLRLNLWNSILHKLSDVTVEQAPKTGANITSQTMSMNTGTTVDTDYNMTPMDTDYVHQNTAYISNNSGIWSNTGSITNPEIQRVMGNFKPQGDASESRPVFNLRPRSYYFNMLKNRFILSGDVSWIYNEIALNVSKKRLVEPISSASGTSSVWFEEMVHVVHGFETGVKFELMQIEPCHVNKVDAGPTLPRYCRIALVLQSMMEPVRLKLASMVQGTVELLKDCLSAEFVIDYDNAVPGISAVGYLMLGGRCISAFSRVKSVSTLSGPMLCINQSSTKFQITDGSRKDFFFVVKMKVTKKKIVVELQHTNTGESLVMETEVLDTTQLLPHDFGDAYLGIISSPSSMTNPRAESNINKRNCALRISQWDFGATMAKYDIIPNGQEEDIPLCESFRKELPNLHSMEFECGLNDWIHLTMATKSSWPVSIMLEMNTMMAYNSLFQFIFLLRRCVYGLENTTHLNGLMRRFGSEDRKSSIPVICKRAACARWRMYIFMASVLSYLQQCVIEWNYNQLEDNIRDCYNYTEIKAEHDSYIERVATNCFLDEDNVLQPLIRCADIAMKFATLYYCAFNGASEVNYEGVVRRIEEYIKGFEKNMAIVNQRLLLLSNNTKYPSLNTFIELHVFSQEMKP